From Salinirubrum litoreum, one genomic window encodes:
- a CDS encoding MAC/perforin domain-containing protein yields MPLFELGDPVEFDTSGGLFYKPETVRVQWIEDARITATSGTQASDYQRNLATQVGLEGGYGFFKGSLDFQFNELQRRSTVYNFVTQTDQYDIALLTLDPDVPITELLRERAATDLETADPTVLFDRYGTHYLHSLIVGAAATYSAATNTTKYNSEVDFAVAAEMSYRGVTGQLSANQETQYSEAIEEFRKASTVKVHARGGQAEFAGKIVDGSYDDWRKSIRQNLVFVSLNADSLRPLWDLCEDETRRARLEAAYKEYSGGFAPEPDPTIAPVYGYSTDSPRRWYFSLSRSDLADGGWRLHDEPFFHVSTVPGGERVPVYRHSAPNPIRYKLSVEQRPGHGWSDETEPVWYAYPPNPQEHDGVPGREGIYGFVDPNNRGTSGWFYNVRDGDRGWDREELTFYADDVDGSS; encoded by the coding sequence ATGCCACTGTTCGAGTTGGGCGATCCAGTCGAGTTCGACACCAGCGGTGGGCTGTTCTACAAGCCCGAGACCGTCCGCGTCCAGTGGATCGAAGATGCACGGATCACCGCGACGAGTGGCACACAGGCCAGCGACTACCAGCGCAATCTGGCCACGCAGGTCGGCCTCGAAGGCGGCTACGGCTTCTTCAAGGGATCACTCGACTTCCAGTTCAACGAACTCCAGCGCCGGAGTACGGTGTACAATTTCGTGACGCAGACCGATCAGTACGACATCGCCCTGTTGACCCTGGACCCGGACGTCCCGATCACAGAACTGCTCAGAGAACGGGCCGCGACTGATCTGGAGACGGCAGACCCGACCGTGCTGTTCGATCGGTACGGAACCCACTACCTGCACAGCTTGATCGTCGGCGCTGCAGCGACCTACAGCGCCGCGACGAACACCACGAAGTATAATTCAGAGGTGGACTTCGCCGTCGCAGCAGAGATGTCGTATCGTGGGGTGACGGGCCAGCTCTCGGCCAATCAAGAGACCCAGTACAGTGAAGCGATCGAGGAGTTCCGAAAGGCGTCGACGGTCAAGGTGCACGCCCGGGGCGGCCAGGCAGAGTTCGCCGGCAAGATCGTCGACGGATCGTACGACGACTGGCGCAAGAGCATCCGCCAGAACCTCGTGTTCGTCTCGTTGAACGCCGATAGCTTGCGGCCACTCTGGGACCTGTGTGAAGACGAGACACGACGGGCACGACTCGAAGCCGCTTACAAAGAGTACTCTGGTGGGTTCGCCCCGGAACCGGATCCGACTATCGCGCCGGTGTACGGCTACTCGACGGACAGCCCCCGGCGGTGGTACTTCTCGCTGAGCCGGTCTGATCTGGCTGACGGTGGCTGGCGGCTCCACGACGAGCCGTTCTTCCACGTCTCGACGGTACCCGGCGGGGAGAGAGTGCCTGTCTATCGGCACTCGGCTCCGAACCCGATCCGCTACAAACTCTCGGTCGAACAGCGTCCGGGTCACGGCTGGTCTGACGAGACCGAACCTGTCTGGTACGCCTATCCTCCCAACCCACAAGAACACGACGGCGTGCCGGGTCGAGAGGGCATTTACGGGTTCGTGGATCCCAACAACCGAGGGACGTCAGGCTGGTTCTACAACGTTCGCGACGGCGATCGTGGCTGGGACCGGGAAGAACTGACGTTCTACGCGGACGACGTGGACGGCAGCTCGTAG
- a CDS encoding class I SAM-dependent methyltransferase encodes MDDPGRDAQHRSELDRSRRRWDFWSSRWGLVEADTVAVRRETIHQLDLETGDTVLDLGCGPGVNFEMLREVVGPAGQVIAVDLSRAMLKRAQARIDEHGWENVNLLQADATTPVVANNKLDGVVATTAVSATPDVTATVQCAYDSLRPGGRFAVYEIRLVPEGPPKVLNPLIRRFYRLFGNWNSEEDVWLELRARFDAAEFIRAFALGTNYIAVAEKATDEGSPST; translated from the coding sequence ATGGACGACCCGGGACGAGATGCTCAGCACCGGTCCGAACTTGATCGCAGCCGTCGTCGATGGGATTTCTGGAGTTCTCGTTGGGGACTTGTCGAGGCCGATACCGTCGCTGTCCGGCGAGAGACCATCCACCAGCTGGACCTCGAAACCGGGGATACGGTCCTCGATCTCGGGTGCGGCCCCGGCGTGAACTTCGAGATGCTCCGGGAGGTGGTCGGCCCCGCGGGACAGGTGATTGCTGTGGATCTGAGTCGTGCGATGCTGAAACGAGCGCAGGCGCGAATCGACGAACACGGTTGGGAGAACGTGAATCTGCTCCAAGCGGACGCTACCACGCCTGTCGTGGCAAACAACAAACTGGACGGTGTCGTTGCCACCACTGCCGTGAGCGCCACTCCCGACGTCACCGCGACTGTTCAGTGTGCGTACGACTCGCTGCGCCCCGGCGGTCGGTTCGCGGTATACGAGATACGTCTCGTCCCCGAAGGGCCGCCGAAGGTACTGAATCCGCTCATCCGACGGTTCTATCGGCTTTTCGGCAACTGGAACTCGGAGGAGGACGTGTGGCTGGAGCTCCGGGCTCGATTCGACGCGGCGGAGTTCATTCGGGCGTTTGCCCTCGGAACCAATTACATCGCCGTGGCCGAGAAGGCAACAGACGAAGGCTCTCCTAGCACCTGA
- a CDS encoding redoxin domain-containing protein — protein sequence MVSTGETAPRFTATYRGSDHETFDLDEHLGDGPTVLAFFPGAFTPPCSNEMVALQEHLDELTEAGATLFGVSADSSFAQGAFTEEYGLEFDLVSDMAGDAIAAYDLSVDLPELGLYGVANRAVFVLDEDGVVTYTWVADDPTNEPDYDELIDAVHVV from the coding sequence ATGGTCTCAACAGGAGAAACTGCTCCACGCTTCACGGCGACCTATCGTGGGAGCGATCACGAGACGTTCGATCTCGACGAGCACCTCGGCGACGGACCGACCGTGTTGGCCTTCTTCCCAGGGGCATTCACCCCGCCCTGCTCGAACGAGATGGTCGCGCTGCAAGAGCATCTCGACGAACTCACGGAAGCAGGGGCGACGTTGTTCGGGGTGAGTGCCGACTCGTCGTTCGCGCAGGGTGCATTCACCGAGGAGTACGGTCTCGAGTTCGATCTGGTCAGTGACATGGCCGGTGACGCGATTGCGGCGTACGACCTGTCGGTGGACCTCCCGGAACTCGGCCTCTACGGTGTCGCCAATCGGGCGGTGTTCGTCCTCGACGAGGACGGCGTCGTGACGTACACCTGGGTCGCAGACGACCCGACGAACGAACCCGACTACGACGAACTCATCGACGCTGTCCACGTAGTCTGA